In a genomic window of Flavobacterium sp. KACC 22761:
- a CDS encoding DUF6952 family protein: MKLPVIKHLTQFIEENDQDYIIETIEVLEAMTEIPSLKDEELDVIGELISNMYGALEVQKLVAQGTDKKEALNTFMKRVLGSIDK, encoded by the coding sequence ATGAAATTACCAGTAATTAAGCATTTAACGCAATTCATCGAAGAAAACGATCAGGATTATATCATTGAAACGATCGAAGTTCTAGAAGCGATGACGGAAATTCCTTCTCTTAAAGACGAAGAATTAGACGTAATCGGTGAATTGATTTCAAATATGTACGGCGCCCTTGAAGTACAAAAATTAGTTGCTCAGGGAACCGACAAAAAAGAAGCTCTAAATACGTTTATGAAACGTGTTTTGGGTTCAATCGATAAATAA
- a CDS encoding diacylglycerol kinase family protein, whose amino-acid sequence MEFQKDNTFVTGRLKSMTYAFNGAVKLIKTEHSIMVQFSLGIIMTIAGFYFHISQTEWLCQTLAIGLVLAIEGLNTAVEKIADFIHPDYSRRIGFIKDIAAGAVFFAAMTAIAIGLIIYIPKFI is encoded by the coding sequence ATGGAGTTTCAAAAAGATAATACATTTGTTACAGGTCGGTTAAAAAGCATGACTTATGCTTTCAACGGAGCTGTAAAATTGATTAAGACAGAACACAGCATTATGGTTCAATTCTCTCTGGGAATTATCATGACTATCGCTGGGTTCTATTTTCATATTTCACAAACCGAATGGCTATGTCAAACCTTAGCCATTGGTTTAGTTTTAGCTATTGAAGGATTAAATACAGCAGTTGAAAAAATTGCTGATTTTATTCATCCGGATTATAGCAGACGAATCGGATTTATTAAAGATATTGCTGCCGGAGCGGTATTTTTTGCCGCAATGACAGCAATAGCGATTGGCTTAATTATTTATATCCCAAAATTCATATAG
- the tpx gene encoding thiol peroxidase, with translation MASITLGGNPVHTSGELPAVGSQLADFKLVQNDLSVASLSTFAGKKLVLNIFPSVDTGTCATSVRKFNASASGLENTTVLCISRDLPFAQKRFCGAEGLENVVNLSDFQTGAFGKANGLEIVDGPLAGLHSRAIIVVDADGKVLHTEQVAEIANEPNYEAALAAL, from the coding sequence ATGGCATCTATCACATTAGGAGGAAATCCAGTTCATACATCAGGCGAATTGCCAGCGGTTGGATCGCAACTAGCTGACTTCAAATTAGTACAAAACGATTTATCAGTTGCTTCATTAAGCACTTTCGCTGGTAAAAAATTAGTTTTAAACATCTTCCCAAGTGTCGATACCGGAACTTGCGCAACATCTGTTAGAAAATTCAATGCAAGTGCAAGCGGATTAGAAAACACTACTGTTTTATGTATTTCTAGAGATTTGCCTTTCGCTCAAAAACGTTTCTGTGGCGCTGAAGGTTTAGAAAATGTTGTAAACTTATCAGATTTTCAAACTGGTGCTTTTGGTAAAGCAAACGGATTAGAGATTGTTGACGGACCATTAGCAGGTTTACACTCAAGAGCAATTATTGTGGTTGATGCTGACGGAAAAGTTCTTCACACAGAACAAGTAGCAGAAATTGCAAACGAACCAAATTACGAAGCCGCTCTAGCAGCACTATAA
- a CDS encoding cyanophycinase yields MKTLTISFLLILSACSSENKPENPVPQTPEVKNYQSYFTGNKVDKTTTPQGGICLMGGATENDEAMKWFLQRADGGDVLVLRTSGSDGYNSYLYTSLGVTVNSVETIVFKNAKANSDKYILDKINNAEAIWFAGGDQWEYISYWRNSPISEAINKAITKRKVVVGGTSAGMAIQGGFYFSAQNGTVTSQEALMNPFDTKITVSNDSFLDNAILKDVITDTHYDNPNRKGRHVTFLARIVNDYKVQAKGIACEEYTAVCIDEKGIARVFGNYPSKDDVAYFIAPNAEIPDNKPETCKLNTLLEWNRNGAALTVYEVKGTSTGANTFDLNNWKDGKGGTWKKWFVESGKLKE; encoded by the coding sequence ATGAAAACGCTAACAATAAGTTTTTTGTTGATTTTAAGCGCTTGTTCTTCTGAAAACAAACCAGAAAATCCAGTTCCGCAAACGCCGGAAGTCAAAAATTACCAATCTTATTTTACAGGAAACAAAGTTGATAAAACCACGACTCCCCAAGGCGGAATTTGCTTGATGGGTGGAGCGACCGAAAATGATGAGGCAATGAAATGGTTTTTGCAAAGAGCGGATGGAGGAGATGTTTTGGTATTAAGAACTTCGGGTTCTGATGGATATAATTCTTATTTATATACTTCTCTTGGTGTTACGGTTAATTCTGTTGAAACGATTGTTTTTAAAAATGCCAAAGCAAATTCTGATAAGTATATATTGGATAAAATAAATAATGCGGAAGCGATTTGGTTTGCCGGTGGCGATCAATGGGAATATATTTCTTATTGGAGAAACAGTCCGATTTCTGAAGCAATTAATAAAGCTATCACTAAGAGAAAGGTGGTTGTAGGAGGAACCAGCGCTGGTATGGCTATTCAGGGCGGTTTTTATTTTTCGGCTCAAAATGGCACTGTAACTTCTCAAGAAGCCTTAATGAATCCGTTTGACACTAAAATAACAGTATCAAATGATTCCTTTTTAGATAATGCAATCCTAAAAGATGTAATAACCGATACGCATTATGACAATCCCAATAGAAAAGGAAGGCATGTGACTTTTTTAGCCCGAATTGTAAATGATTATAAAGTGCAGGCAAAAGGAATTGCTTGCGAGGAATATACTGCTGTATGCATAGACGAAAAAGGAATCGCAAGAGTTTTTGGCAATTACCCTTCAAAAGATGATGTGGCCTACTTTATAGCGCCAAATGCCGAAATTCCAGACAACAAACCAGAAACCTGCAAACTAAATACTCTATTAGAGTGGAATCGAAATGGAGCCGCTCTGACTGTTTATGAAGTCAAAGGGACCAGTACAGGAGCCAATACATTTGATTTAAATAATTGGAAGGATGGAAAAGGAGGTACATGGAAAAAATGGTTTGTAGAAAGTGGTAAACTGAAAGAATAA
- a CDS encoding IS6 family transposase produces the protein MNTKGHCYPKSIILQAVYFKLRFTLSYRDVEEIMKMRGVSVDHATIQRWVYKFTPLLESEMKKRKVRVGASWRLDETYIKVKGIWCYLYQAVDKLGNTVDFLLTRKRQRMSAQSFLIKAISNNYKPRVINIDKSGSNTAAIKVYNKRSFSKVKIRQCKYLNNIVEQDHRFIKWRIQNGLGFKSFESARRTLSGIEVVHMLRKNQMIGHGTTMFKSFCKLAG, from the coding sequence ATGAATACTAAAGGTCATTGCTATCCGAAATCTATTATACTGCAGGCAGTATATTTTAAGCTTAGGTTTACATTAAGCTATCGGGATGTTGAAGAGATCATGAAAATGCGAGGAGTTTCTGTTGATCATGCTACTATTCAGCGCTGGGTTTATAAGTTTACACCTTTGCTTGAGTCAGAGATGAAGAAGAGAAAAGTCAGAGTAGGGGCGAGTTGGAGATTGGATGAAACCTATATCAAAGTAAAAGGTATTTGGTGTTATTTATATCAAGCGGTAGATAAATTAGGCAATACAGTAGACTTTCTTTTGACCAGAAAAAGACAGAGAATGAGTGCTCAGTCATTTCTAATTAAAGCAATTAGTAATAACTACAAGCCAAGAGTAATAAATATTGATAAAAGTGGATCTAATACTGCCGCTATCAAAGTCTATAACAAGCGTTCATTCTCAAAGGTTAAAATTCGGCAGTGTAAATATCTCAACAATATTGTAGAACAGGACCATCGATTTATAAAATGGAGGATACAAAATGGGTTAGGCTTTAAAAGTTTTGAATCGGCAAGACGAACATTGAGCGGAATTGAAGTTGTGCATATGCTGAGAAAGAATCAGATGATTGGACATGGTACAACTATGTTTAAATCATTCTGTAAATTGGCGGGCTAA
- a CDS encoding acyl-CoA thioesterase codes for MGTIEERIIKSETRIFKAVFPSTTNHYDTLFGGTALHLMDEVAFICATRFSRKKVVTISTGQIDFKKAIPAGTLIELVAKVISVGNTSCKIHVDIFMEQMYSELRETVVSGTFSFVAVDENKKSVPILNHLE; via the coding sequence ATGGGGACAATTGAAGAAAGAATCATAAAATCTGAAACACGAATTTTTAAGGCTGTTTTTCCAAGTACTACTAATCATTATGACACTTTGTTTGGAGGAACAGCGCTTCACCTAATGGACGAAGTTGCTTTTATTTGTGCGACGCGTTTTAGCCGAAAGAAAGTGGTAACGATTTCGACTGGTCAAATCGATTTTAAAAAAGCAATTCCGGCCGGAACTTTGATCGAATTGGTAGCAAAAGTTATTAGCGTTGGAAATACAAGCTGTAAAATTCACGTTGATATTTTTATGGAGCAAATGTATTCTGAACTTCGCGAAACGGTAGTTTCAGGAACTTTTTCATTTGTTGCAGTTGACGAAAACAAAAAATCGGTACCTATTTTAAATCATTTGGAATAA
- the ribB gene encoding 3,4-dihydroxy-2-butanone-4-phosphate synthase encodes MSAKIQLNTIEEAIEDIRQGKVIIVVDDEDRENEGDFLAAAEKVTPEMINFMATHGRGLICTPLTESRCKELDLRAMVTNNTDHMETAFTVSVDLKGHGVTTGISAADRSKTVESLVDPNTKPHDLARPGHIFPLIAKQGGVLRRTGHTEAAIDFARLAGFKPAGVICEILNEDGTMSRLPQLIEVAKKFNLKLVSIEDLVAYRMQHDSLIVKKEDFDIETRFGTFRLRAYEQTTNKQIHIALTKGTWNLGEPILTRIHSSQVNNDLLGTLTNNAEQQLDDMFKVINENGKGAIIFINQDMTAVNLLNRISELKALQSQGTLKAPKVIIDSKDYGIGAQILHDIDISKIRLVSNTQQTKRVGMIGYGLEITEYVNY; translated from the coding sequence ATGTCAGCAAAAATACAACTAAATACCATTGAAGAAGCTATTGAAGATATTCGTCAAGGTAAAGTAATCATTGTAGTCGATGATGAAGATCGTGAAAACGAGGGTGATTTTTTGGCAGCAGCCGAAAAAGTGACACCTGAAATGATCAACTTTATGGCTACTCACGGACGCGGATTAATTTGTACACCGCTTACTGAAAGTCGTTGTAAAGAACTTGATTTACGTGCCATGGTAACTAATAACACAGATCATATGGAAACTGCTTTTACGGTTTCTGTCGATTTAAAAGGCCATGGAGTTACAACAGGAATTTCTGCAGCTGACAGATCAAAAACGGTTGAATCTTTGGTTGACCCAAATACAAAACCTCATGATTTAGCACGTCCCGGACATATTTTCCCGTTGATTGCTAAACAGGGTGGTGTTTTAAGAAGAACTGGACATACTGAAGCCGCAATTGATTTTGCAAGATTGGCTGGATTCAAGCCTGCCGGTGTTATCTGCGAAATTTTAAATGAAGACGGAACAATGTCTCGTTTACCTCAACTTATTGAAGTAGCGAAAAAATTCAACTTAAAATTAGTTTCAATTGAAGATTTGGTTGCGTATCGAATGCAACACGACAGCTTGATTGTTAAAAAAGAGGATTTTGATATTGAAACTCGTTTTGGAACATTCAGATTAAGAGCTTACGAACAGACAACCAACAAGCAAATTCATATTGCGTTGACTAAGGGAACTTGGAATTTAGGAGAACCAATCTTAACTAGAATCCACTCTTCACAAGTTAATAATGATTTGCTTGGTACTTTGACAAACAATGCAGAACAGCAATTAGACGATATGTTTAAAGTTATTAATGAAAATGGCAAAGGCGCTATTATTTTCATTAATCAAGACATGACTGCTGTTAATTTATTAAACAGAATTTCTGAACTTAAAGCATTGCAATCACAAGGAACATTAAAAGCCCCAAAAGTGATTATTGACAGCAAAGACTACGGAATTGGAGCTCAAATTCTTCACGATATTGATATTTCAAAAATTAGATTAGTTTCAAATACACAGCAAACAAAACGTGTTGGGATGATTGGCTACGGCCTTGAAATCACAGAGTACGTAAACTACTAA
- the ctlX gene encoding citrulline utilization hydrolase CtlX: MKQTTNSILMIRPVAFRMNEQTAVNNYYQKVLDGLLPSTVNAKAQEEFDAFVEKLRSVGVDVTVIEDSVETDTPDSIFPNNWVSFHENGDVVLYPMFAENRRLERRDDILDILEEKGFGISNIVYYTSAEEEGFFLEGTGSLLLDRSNSKAYCALSPRADKELVVKFCKDFDYAPVIFEAFQTVGGERKLIYHTNVMMCLGETFAVICADCIDDTKERKMVLDNLKDDKKEIILITEDQVNNFAGNMLEVRGANDKRYIVMSASAHQSLTPMQISQIEKHAKILSSSLDTIEACGGGSARCMMAEIFLPRFCRI; the protein is encoded by the coding sequence ATGAAACAGACAACAAACTCAATACTGATGATTCGTCCTGTTGCATTCAGAATGAATGAACAGACTGCAGTAAACAATTATTACCAGAAAGTATTAGACGGGTTATTGCCAAGTACCGTAAATGCAAAAGCACAAGAGGAATTTGATGCCTTTGTAGAAAAATTAAGATCAGTAGGAGTTGATGTTACAGTTATCGAAGACAGTGTAGAAACCGACACTCCAGACAGCATTTTTCCCAACAACTGGGTTTCATTCCATGAAAATGGCGATGTAGTGCTGTATCCAATGTTTGCAGAAAACCGTCGTTTGGAACGTCGTGATGATATTTTGGATATTTTGGAAGAAAAAGGCTTTGGGATTTCTAACATTGTTTATTATACTTCTGCCGAAGAAGAAGGCTTTTTTTTAGAAGGAACAGGAAGCCTGCTTTTGGATCGTAGCAATTCTAAAGCCTATTGCGCGTTGTCGCCTCGCGCTGATAAGGAGTTGGTTGTTAAATTCTGTAAGGATTTTGATTATGCGCCCGTAATTTTCGAAGCTTTTCAGACTGTCGGTGGAGAGCGCAAATTGATTTATCATACCAATGTAATGATGTGCCTAGGCGAAACTTTTGCAGTTATCTGTGCAGATTGCATTGATGATACAAAAGAGCGCAAAATGGTTCTGGATAATTTGAAAGATGATAAAAAGGAAATTATATTGATCACAGAAGATCAGGTAAATAATTTTGCCGGAAATATGTTGGAAGTCAGAGGGGCAAATGATAAAAGATATATCGTTATGAGTGCTTCGGCACATCAAAGTCTCACTCCAATGCAAATTTCGCAAATAGAAAAACATGCCAAAATTTTGAGTTCAAGTTTAGATACAATCGAAGCTTGCGGAGGCGGAAGTGCCAGATGTATGATGGCTGAGATTTTCCTGCCAAGGTTCTGTCGCATCTAA
- a CDS encoding dimethylarginine dimethylaminohydrolase family protein, producing MLKLNVKNESSRLRAVILGSAVHNGPTPTLEEAYDPKSLEHIKAGTYPIEKDMISEMKAFNDVFRKYDVKVYRPERIENYNQIFARDIGFVIDDVFVKSNILPDRERELDAIQYIIDQIDPQKVVRPPEEVHIEGGDVMLWNDHIFIGTYKGSDYKDYITARTNMQGVNFIKELFPNKIVKEFDLVKSKLEARDNALHLDCCFQPVGENKGIIYKRGFREEADYLYLVNLFGKENLFHIEREEMYHMFSNVFSIDKNVVVSEKNFTRLNNWLRENGFIVEEIPYAEIAKQEGLLRCSTLPLIRD from the coding sequence ATATTGAAATTAAACGTAAAAAACGAATCCTCAAGACTCCGGGCTGTAATTTTGGGATCAGCCGTTCATAATGGGCCAACTCCAACTTTAGAGGAAGCTTATGACCCTAAGTCATTGGAACACATCAAAGCAGGAACATACCCGATAGAAAAAGACATGATTTCTGAGATGAAAGCTTTTAATGATGTTTTTAGAAAATATGATGTAAAAGTATATCGCCCAGAAAGGATTGAGAACTATAATCAGATTTTTGCCAGAGATATCGGCTTCGTAATTGATGATGTGTTTGTGAAATCGAATATACTGCCTGACCGTGAACGCGAATTAGATGCAATTCAGTATATCATCGATCAAATTGATCCGCAAAAAGTTGTTCGTCCGCCAGAAGAAGTCCACATTGAAGGGGGCGATGTTATGCTTTGGAACGACCATATTTTTATTGGAACTTACAAAGGAAGCGATTATAAAGATTACATCACAGCCAGAACCAATATGCAGGGTGTCAATTTCATAAAAGAGCTGTTCCCAAATAAAATTGTGAAAGAATTTGACCTTGTCAAATCAAAGCTAGAAGCCAGAGACAATGCTTTGCATTTGGATTGCTGTTTTCAGCCAGTTGGAGAAAATAAAGGGATCATTTATAAAAGAGGTTTCCGTGAAGAAGCTGATTATTTGTATTTGGTTAATCTTTTCGGAAAAGAAAACTTGTTTCATATCGAAAGAGAAGAAATGTATCATATGTTTTCGAACGTGTTTTCGATTGATAAAAATGTTGTGGTTTCAGAGAAAAACTTCACTCGATTGAATAACTGGCTTCGTGAAAATGGCTTTATAGTTGAAGAGATTCCGTATGCCGAAATTGCAAAACAAGAAGGGTTATTAAGATGTTCAACTCTTCCGTTAATAAGAGATTAA
- a CDS encoding DNA translocase FtsK, protein MAKTKKETADKKTESKGESIRSWKLSKQQKFVLGCLLILFSIALLVAFISFYVNGQWQTDQSAVDSLGNRDEMVQNWLGKFGAYLADLIVYRGFGIASFIFVRLFFLTGLFLALELSTKKLKNTWFWDLFALIVVSILFGFFATSAPELGGTIGYELNLFLQDYIGKTGTLLTLLFGLIVYLIFKIKVSPEKIQSYFDSTKKEFNSELESIKPIQPQQPQQPESAYNLEEFAIEEEDSELDHIHLKTVDSQFEINKEALKPTISHSSEIDLSPVLKPVAPPTPQVIPTHDEAFVIEKAEEEDIIEENLASRLVADFGLFDPTLDLSNYKFPTIDLLKEYSTGGITINQEELEENKNKIVDTLRNYKIEIAQIKATVGPSVTLYEIVPEAGIRISKIKSLEDDIALSLSALGIRIIAPIPGKGTIGIEVPNKNPTMVSMKSVIGAAKFQEAEMELPIALGKTISNETFVVDLAKMPHLLMAGATGQGKSVGLNAVLTSLLYKKHPAEVKFVLVDPKKVELTLFNKIERHYLAKLPDTEDAIITDNAKVVNTLNSLCTEMDNRYSLLKDAMVRNIKEYNEKFRSRKLNPEAGHRFLPYIVLVVDEFADLIMTAGKEVEIPIARLAQLARAIGIHLIIATQRPSVNVITGLIKANFPARIAFRVTSKIDSRTILDTQGADQLIGRGDLLYTNGNDVVRVQCAFIDTPEVEKITDFIGGQKAYATAYLLPEFIGEETGINLDIDISERDSLFREAAEIIVNAQQGSASLLQRKLKLGYNRAGRLIDQLEAAGIVGPFEGSKARSVNILDLSALDQFFNNEQN, encoded by the coding sequence ATGGCAAAAACAAAAAAAGAAACTGCAGACAAAAAAACCGAATCAAAAGGTGAAAGCATAAGGTCTTGGAAACTATCCAAACAACAAAAGTTTGTTTTGGGATGCCTTTTGATACTTTTTTCAATCGCATTATTGGTAGCGTTTATTTCATTTTACGTTAACGGACAATGGCAAACAGACCAAAGCGCAGTTGACAGTCTTGGAAATCGCGACGAAATGGTTCAAAACTGGCTCGGAAAATTCGGAGCTTATCTTGCTGATCTTATTGTTTATCGAGGTTTCGGAATCGCCTCTTTCATTTTTGTACGTCTATTTTTCTTAACCGGATTATTTTTAGCATTGGAGCTTTCGACCAAAAAGCTAAAAAACACTTGGTTTTGGGATTTATTTGCCTTGATTGTCGTTTCTATTCTTTTTGGTTTTTTCGCGACGTCGGCACCAGAATTAGGAGGAACTATTGGCTATGAACTAAATCTTTTCCTTCAGGATTATATCGGAAAAACAGGTACTTTACTGACCTTGCTTTTCGGATTGATTGTTTATTTGATTTTCAAAATAAAAGTATCACCTGAAAAAATTCAATCGTATTTTGATTCGACCAAAAAGGAATTCAATTCCGAATTAGAATCGATAAAACCAATTCAGCCACAACAACCGCAACAACCTGAAAGCGCTTATAATTTAGAAGAATTTGCAATTGAGGAAGAAGATTCTGAATTAGACCATATTCATCTAAAAACAGTTGATTCTCAATTCGAAATCAATAAAGAAGCTTTAAAACCAACCATTTCGCATTCATCTGAAATTGATCTAAGTCCAGTTTTAAAACCTGTTGCGCCTCCAACTCCGCAAGTTATCCCAACGCATGACGAAGCATTTGTTATCGAAAAAGCGGAGGAAGAAGATATTATTGAAGAAAATCTGGCTTCTCGTCTAGTTGCTGATTTTGGATTATTTGATCCAACTTTGGATCTTTCCAATTATAAATTCCCAACGATCGATTTATTAAAAGAATATTCGACAGGAGGAATTACGATCAATCAAGAAGAACTAGAAGAAAATAAAAACAAGATTGTAGATACACTTCGTAACTACAAAATTGAAATCGCTCAAATTAAAGCGACCGTTGGTCCGTCGGTAACTTTATATGAAATTGTACCGGAAGCCGGAATCAGAATTTCTAAAATTAAGAGTTTAGAAGATGATATTGCCTTGTCACTTTCGGCTTTAGGAATTCGTATTATTGCGCCAATTCCTGGGAAAGGAACAATTGGTATCGAGGTTCCAAACAAAAATCCAACTATGGTTTCGATGAAAAGCGTTATTGGAGCAGCGAAATTCCAAGAAGCCGAAATGGAACTTCCAATCGCTTTAGGAAAAACAATTTCAAACGAAACTTTTGTTGTCGATTTAGCCAAAATGCCTCACTTATTGATGGCGGGTGCTACCGGACAAGGAAAATCGGTTGGATTGAATGCAGTTTTGACTTCACTTTTATACAAGAAACATCCAGCGGAAGTAAAATTTGTTTTGGTTGACCCGAAAAAAGTGGAGCTTACTCTTTTCAACAAAATTGAAAGACACTATTTAGCCAAACTTCCTGACACGGAAGATGCTATTATTACAGATAACGCAAAAGTTGTAAATACTTTAAATTCGCTTTGTACTGAAATGGACAACCGTTATTCTTTATTAAAAGATGCGATGGTTCGTAATATTAAAGAATACAACGAAAAATTCAGATCAAGAAAATTAAATCCAGAAGCGGGCCATAGATTTTTACCTTACATCGTTTTGGTTGTCGATGAGTTTGCCGATTTAATTATGACAGCAGGAAAAGAAGTCGAAATCCCTATTGCGCGTTTGGCTCAACTTGCGCGTGCAATTGGTATCCACTTGATTATTGCTACTCAAAGACCTTCTGTGAACGTAATTACAGGTTTAATTAAAGCCAATTTCCCTGCCAGAATTGCCTTTAGAGTAACTTCAAAAATTGACTCAAGAACTATTTTGGACACTCAAGGTGCAGATCAATTAATTGGACGAGGCGATTTATTATACACAAATGGAAATGATGTTGTTCGTGTTCAATGCGCATTTATTGATACCCCCGAGGTCGAAAAAATTACGGATTTTATTGGTGGACAAAAAGCGTATGCCACGGCATATCTGCTTCCAGAATTTATTGGAGAAGAAACTGGCATCAATCTTGATATAGATATTTCCGAAAGAGACTCCTTGTTTAGAGAAGCTGCAGAGATTATTGTCAATGCACAGCAAGGTTCTGCCTCATTACTGCAAAGAAAATTAAAATTGGGTTACAACAGAGCCGGACGATTGATCGATCAATTGGAAGCTGCTGGAATTGTTGGGCCTTTTGAAGGCAGTAAAGCGCGAAGCGTGAACATTCTAGACTTAAGTGCTCTTGATCAATTTTTTAATAATGAACAAAATTAA
- a CDS encoding LptF/LptG family permease, producing the protein MKILDKYLLKTFLITFTTVFVILFFIFILQTVWLFISELAGKDLDLILIVKFLLFSMPRIIPLVLPLSVLLASIMTFGNLAENYEFAAMKSSGISLQRAMRILIAFIFVLSIVAFWFANNVIPYAEYKFVNFRKNIAQAKPAMAIAEGQFNDVGFYNIKVNKKSGENGNILTGVTIHEKNNNIGENKTVIKAKHGKLISNEKSSILKLVLNDGYYYQDVTPKKYEDRAKIPFVKASFKKQIINIDLSELNKVDDDKESVNSTNGMLNVSELRYTLDSLSKNLDNEIISFSENINQRVGIKKIPIPTKTTIKKKQMPNDLLSLYNTKQKVDILKMANSNVSSNIYSIEATQKDLKDKQREINKHLTALYEKFVIAFACFLMFFIGAPLGAIIRKGGLGLPIVFAVLIFITFHFINTFGKRLSQEGGMTPFMGSWMSSFILSPLAILLTYRATNDNGLINFDAITTPISQAFQKISERFFPAQNKQ; encoded by the coding sequence TTGAAAATTTTAGACAAATACTTACTAAAAACATTTCTGATTACGTTTACTACGGTATTCGTAATCCTTTTTTTTATATTCATACTTCAAACAGTCTGGCTTTTTATCTCAGAACTTGCTGGTAAAGACTTGGATTTAATTTTGATTGTAAAATTCCTTTTGTTCTCAATGCCAAGGATTATTCCGTTAGTTTTACCCCTATCGGTTTTGCTGGCTTCGATTATGACTTTCGGAAATTTAGCCGAGAACTATGAGTTTGCCGCGATGAAATCTTCTGGAATCTCACTACAAAGAGCGATGCGTATTTTAATTGCATTCATCTTTGTTTTAAGTATAGTCGCTTTTTGGTTTGCTAATAATGTAATTCCGTATGCAGAATATAAATTCGTTAATTTCCGAAAAAACATTGCTCAAGCCAAACCTGCTATGGCAATTGCCGAAGGACAATTCAATGATGTCGGGTTTTATAATATCAAAGTAAATAAAAAATCAGGCGAAAACGGAAACATCTTAACAGGAGTTACAATTCACGAAAAGAATAACAATATTGGTGAAAACAAAACTGTCATAAAAGCCAAACATGGTAAATTAATCAGTAATGAAAAATCTAGCATTTTAAAACTGGTTTTGAATGACGGTTATTATTACCAAGACGTTACGCCAAAAAAATACGAAGATCGCGCCAAAATACCATTTGTAAAAGCCTCTTTTAAAAAGCAAATCATCAATATCGATTTGTCTGAACTAAATAAAGTTGACGACGATAAAGAAAGTGTAAACAGCACAAACGGAATGCTGAATGTCAGCGAATTGCGTTATACTTTGGATTCTTTGAGCAAAAATCTTGATAATGAAATAATTTCTTTTTCAGAAAATATCAATCAACGAGTGGGAATAAAAAAAATTCCAATCCCGACAAAAACCACTATCAAGAAAAAGCAAATGCCTAATGATCTTTTGTCATTATACAACACGAAACAAAAGGTAGATATCTTAAAAATGGCCAACAGCAATGTATCCAGTAATATCTATTCAATCGAAGCAACTCAAAAAGATTTAAAAGACAAGCAACGTGAGATAAATAAACATTTAACTGCATTGTATGAGAAATTTGTCATTGCTTTTGCATGCTTTTTAATGTTTTTTATTGGAGCTCCTCTTGGCGCAATCATTCGTAAAGGAGGATTGGGGTTGCCTATCGTATTTGCGGTTTTGATTTTTATCACTTTCCACTTTATCAATACTTTCGGAAAAAGACTTTCACAAGAAGGCGGCATGACTCCTTTTATGGGATCATGGATGTCATCTTTCATATTATCACCTTTGGCAATTTTATTGACCTATCGCGCAACAAACGACAACGGATTAATAAATTTTGATGCAATCACAACGCCAATTTCTCAAGCATTTCAGAAAATTTCTGAGCGATTTTTTCCCGCTCAAAACAAACAATAA
- a CDS encoding thioredoxin family protein, which translates to MLIDLNEDTLADLVAKNEKVVVQYSASWCGNCRIMKPKFKKLATENEAITFVLVDAENSPESRKLANVSNLPTFATFVNGQLVGETQTNKQEVLIDLVNAIV; encoded by the coding sequence ATGTTAATCGACTTAAACGAAGATACGTTAGCAGATTTAGTTGCTAAAAACGAAAAAGTAGTAGTACAATATTCAGCTTCATGGTGTGGAAATTGCCGTATTATGAAACCAAAATTCAAAAAATTAGCAACAGAAAATGAAGCTATCACTTTTGTTTTGGTTGATGCAGAAAATTCTCCTGAGTCAAGAAAATTAGCTAATGTGAGCAACTTGCCAACATTTGCAACTTTCGTAAACGGACAATTAGTTGGCGAAACGCAAACTAACAAACAAGAAGTATTAATTGACTTAGTAAACGCTATTGTTTAA